AACTCCCTCCACAGCTCCAAGGACAGGCCGGGGCCCTGGGCGCGCTCGGCGGCGGTGGGGGCCCGACCGACCCCGCCTCCGTGGCCCAGGGCGCGCCCATCGGGTCGGGCGGCGCGGTGGTGACGGTCACCGACGTCTCCGAGCTGACCGTCGCCGCCGACGTGGACGAGACCGACATCCTCAAGGTGAGGCCGGGTGTCAAGGCCGAGGTCGAATTGGACGCCGTCGAGGGGGCGACCTACCCGGCGGTCGTCACCGCCGTGGGCGTGAGCCCCAAGGAGTCCACCGGCGGCGGCGTGACGTACCGGGTCACGCTCCGCCTCGAACGCGGCGCGGGCACCGACGGGTCGGAGGCGCCCTGGCCCAAGCCCGGCATGAGCGCGGTGGCCGATCTGCGGGTCCGCGAGGTCAGCGACACGGTCTCGATCCCGTCCTCCGCCGTGCTCACCAGCGGCCGCGACAGCACCGTGTGGGTGTTCTCCGCCGGGCGGGCGCGACGGCGGGTGATCCGGGTCGGCGCTCAGAGCGACGCGCTCGTTCAGGTCGCCTCGGGGCTTCGGGTCGGCGAACGCATCGTCGTGCGCGGCGCGGGCTCCGTCAAGGACGGCCAGGAGCTGCCGGAGTGATGGACGCCCCCGCCGCCCTGGAGGCGATCGACGTCACCCGCACGTACACGATGGAGGGTGTCGCGGTCTCGGCGCTGCGCGGCGTTGACCTGCGCATCGAGGAGGGCGAGTTCGCCAGCATCGTCGGGCCCTCGGGGTCGGGCAAGTCCACCCTCATGCACCTCCTGGGCTGCCTCGACCGGCCCACCGGAGGCGTGCTGCGCGTCGCCGGACGCAACGTCTCCGAGCTGTCGGAGTCGGAGTTGGCCGAACTGCGCAACCGCCGTGTCGGCTTCGTGTTCCAGTCGTTCCAGCTCCTCGCCCGGACGAGTGCTCGCGACAACGTGGCGCTGCCGCTGGTCTACCGGGGCGTCGCGCGCGGCGAACGGCGACGGCGCGCCACCGAGGCCTTGACCAGGGTCGGTCTCCGGCACCGGCTCGACCACCGGCCCAGCCAGCTCTCCGGCGGCGAGCAGCAGCGCGTCGCGATCGCCCGCGCCCTGGTGGGCGACCCCCGCGTGGTGCTGGCCGACGAGCCCACCGGAAACCTCGACACCACCACCGGCCACGAGGTCATGGATCTGCTGGCCCACCTCAACGCCGAGCAGGGCGTGGCGATCGTGCTGGTCACCCATGAGCCCGACATCGCCGCACGCACCCGCCGCCAGATCCACATCCGCGACGGCCTCATCGAACTCGACACGGGCGCGTCCTCGTGAGGATCGCCGAGAGCTTCCGCGTGGCGTTGGACGCCCTGCGGGTCAACCGGCTGCGCAGCGTCCTGACCATGTTCGGCGTCGTGATCGGCGTGGCCGCCGTGGTCGTCCTGGTCGCCATCGGCGGCGGCGCCCGCGACCTGGTGGAACGGGAGATCGAGGGCCTCGGCTCCAACATCATCCTGGTCTCGCCCGGAGAGTTCTCGTTCGGCAGCGCCCCGACCGTCAGCCGGATGCGCCTCGACGACGTCGAGTACCTGCACCGCACGCTCGGCGAGGACGCCGAGATCGCGGTGACCCTCACCTCCGGCGAGCCCGTCCGCGCCGGCCGGAACCAGTCGTACGCCTCCATCGTGGGCACCAACGAGGCCATGCGCGACGTCTTCGACCGCCCGCTGCGCGCCGGGGGCCGCTACCTCAGCGAGATCGACGTCGAGACCCGCCGCCGCGTCGTCGTCCTGGGCTCCCGCACCGCCGAGGACATCTTCGGCGACGTCGACCCGGTGGGCCGCCAGATCGCCGTCGCGGGCGGCACCCGCTTCCGCGTGATCGGCGTCTTCGAGGAGGTCGGCCAGGCGTTCGGCCAGACCCGCGACACCGAGCTGCACATGCCGGTGACCACCGTCCAGCGCCTCCTGGGCGTCGACCGCATCGACTTCATGGCCCTGCGCGCCTCCTCCGCCGAGGCCATCCCGCGCCTCCAGGACGAGGTCGTGGACGCCCTGGAACGCCGCTATCCCGGTGAACGCTTCTCCGCCATCACCCAGACCCAGCTCCTCGGCACCATCGGCACCGTCCTGGGCGCCCTCACCGGCGTCCTGGCCGCCATCGCCGCCATCTCCCTGCTGGTCGGCGGCGTGGGGGTCTCCAACATCATGCTGGTCGGCGTACGAGAGCGCACCCGGGAGATCGGCCTCCGCAAGGCCCTGGGAGCCCGCCAGCGCGACATCCTCACCCAGTTCCTCACCGAGGCCGTTCTCCTGACCTCCCTGGGCGGCGCCGTGGGCATAGCCCTGGGCGTCTCCGCCGCCCTCACCATCTCCGCGCTCTCCCCGGTGCCCGCCACCATCGCCTGGTGGTCGCCGACCCTCGCCTTCGCCGTCTCGGCCGCCGTCGGCGTCTTCTTCGGCGTGGTCCCCGCCCGCCGCGCCGGCCGGCTCGACCCGGTCACGGCGCTGCGGACGGAGTGATCAGCGGGTGGCCGCGACCTCGGCGGCGACGGCGCGCATGACCGTCAGGGTCTCCGCCTCATCGACGGTGCTGAAGAGGGTCGTCTTGACGATGACGACGCGGTGCTTGGTCGACATGTAGAGCATCTGACCGCCGAAGCCTCCGTTCCAGTAGCCCTCCGTGCCGTCGAGCACGCTCACGATGTTGTGGTCGGGCTGGACCGGGGTGGGGATGGACGCGTAGTCGAGCCAGGAGGTGGGGAGCACCTGGCGTCCGTTCGCGCGCCCGCCGTTGAGCATGAGCAGGCCGTACCGGGCCAGGTCGCGGTTCTGGGCGTGGTAGCAGCAGTAGCCCAGCGCGTTGCCGTGCAGGTCGTTGCCGACGAAGGCCCCGGCGGCCATTCCGGCCGGTCCCCAGATCTTGTCCTGGACGTACTGGTGGTACGGCCGGCGCGTCGCCCGTTCCAGTACGAGGGCGAGCACGGCGCTGTTGAGGCTGTTGTAGTTGTAGGCGCTGCCCTGTGGCACGTCGCCGGACTGCCGGGCCGCGTACTGCAGGGTCGAGACCAGGCCGGTGCCCGCCAGGAGCTGCAGCCAGTAGTCGTCGACGCTCGAATTCCACTTGATGCCCGAGGTCATGTGCAGCAGGTTGCGGATCGTGACCGCTCCGAACGGGCGATCGGCGAGCTCGGGCACGTACGCCCCGACCGTGTCGTCCAGGGAACGGATCGCTCCCTCCGTGTGCGCGATGCCGATGGCGTGCGCGGTGAACGCCTTGGCGATGGACCACGTCTGGAACAGGGTGCTCGGCGAACGGCCGGGCGCGTACCACTCGTTGACGATCTTGTTTCCGTCCAGGACCACGAAGCCCTGGGCCGCCCGTTCGAGATAGTCGGGCAGCGTGCGCGTCTGCCCTCCGTGGTCGTACGTCACGTCCAGCGGGCGCTGGGCGTTCACCAACTCCACGGGGTCGGACGACGGCCGAAGCGGGTCGCGGTTCAACAAGGCGCTGCGCGACACCTCCGCTCCGGCAGTGGGCACGGCCACGACGCTCAGCGCGAGCGCGGGGGCCAGGACGAGCGAGATGAGGACACGACGCATCGGGTGCTCCAGGGGTTCGACGTTCGGGTGTGGTCGGCGTGGGCCTCGGGGCCGTTTCGGCGTCCGAGGCCCGGCGCTCATGGCGTTGCGGCGGGCCGGTCAGCCCCGGGAGGCGGCGACGGCCGCCGCGATCGCCCGGAAGGCGACCAACTGTTCGGAATCGGAGGTGAGCACCGTGGCGAGGGTCGACTTGGCGATCACGACACCGTGCCGGGGCGAAACGTAGATCTTCTGTCCGGCGAACCCGGAGGCCAGGTAGTCGCCGTGCGAGCCGCCGCCGAGCCACCAATGGAGCCCGTAGCCGGTGTCGTCGTTCTCGAAGTCGGGCTCGTTGAACGGCGCCGACGGCCGGGTCGACTCCCGCACCCAGGACTCCGACACCACCTGCCGCCCGCCGGCCCGCCCGTTGTTGAGGTAGAGCAGCCCCAGCCGCGAATAGTCCTCGACGGTGGCCATGAAACAGCAGTAACCGAGGTCGTTGCCGTGGTGATCGCGGCTGATGACGGCGTCGCTGGCCATCCCGGCCGGGTGCCAGATCTTCTCCTCGACGTAGCGGTAGAACGGCCTGCCGGTCGCCTTGCCGATCAGCCAGGCCAGCACGAACGAGTTCATGCCGCTGTACTCGAACCTGCTGCCCGGCTCCCAGCCGCGCCGCCGGCGCTTGGCGAACTCGGTGACGGGGATTCCCGCCGCCGCGCCCAGGTGGACGGGCGGGATGTTGAGCGGCTCGGTCCAGGTGATCCCCGAGGACATCCGCAGCACGTCGCGGATGGACACCCCGTCGTAGCCGGACGTCCCCAACTCGGGGACGTACTTGGTGACGGGGTCGTCGATCGAGTCGATGTGCCCCTCGTCCACGGCGATGCCGACGGCGGTCCCGACGAACCCCTTCGACGCCGACCACGACTGGAACCGGGTCCCGGGGTTCGACGCGAAGTAGTGGTCGCCGACGATCTCGTTGCTCTCGCCGTCCACGACCACGAAGCCCCAGGCCGCCGACCGGTCCAGGAACTCCTTCAGCGTGTACCGCCTGCCGTCGTACTCGTACGACACGTCCAGGGGCCGGATCGCCCGGGTCAACGGCAACGGCTGCGGCGACTTGCGCAGCGGGTGGGACGGCAGGATCGCCGAGATGACGTCCGGCCCGGAAGAGGGAGGCGAGTCGGAGGCGACGGCCGCTGGCGTGAGCCCGACGACCAACACCCCGGCGGCGAGCGCCGCGATGAGTGTGCGCATACCCCGATGGTGGAGACGGCGGACCGCCGGCGCTAGAGCGCAATATAACAATGTTGTCCCTGATTTTCGCCCGGCGCCACGGCGCCCGGACGCGTCGTTGCCGCCGCCGGTGTGAGGGTCAGTGGGGTGGGGGCATGGGGGAGATCGCGTTGCCGGGGCTGCAGCCGCCCTCGCCGGGCATGCGTTGGATTCGGGCGGCCGGGGTGAAGACGTCGGTCTTGCCCGGGGTGATGCGGGCCAGGACGCAGTCGAGGGCCGTGTCCAGGTAGGGCTTGACGGTGAGGGAGAGGCCGACGACGTTGCCCAGGGTGAGGTACTCGGCGCGGATGGCGGGGTCCAGGCGGAGGTCGGTCACGGCTTGGCGGACCTTCGTCTCGTTCACCGTTCCGCCCTTGGGTACGCGGGGGAGTGCCTTGCGCAGCCGCGCTTGCGAAGGGAGTTCCGGTGTCTTCGGCCAGGGAGCGAACTTCAGGGGTGTTCCCTTGGGGCAGGTGACCTGGTCCGGGGTGTCTTCCCAGTCGGTCTCGGAGTTGAACGTCAGCTCGTAGCAGCGCCGTACGGTGATGACCTCCGGGCTTCCCCACGAGTCGCCCCCGGCCGAGCCCTCGACACGGATGACCACTCGTACGCCGCCATCGTGGGTGGTCTCGCCCGACACCTTCATGACGTCCACGTCGTCGAGCTCGGACGCGCGGTGTCCCATGTCCTGCGCGGTCCACACACGTCCGTGGCCGTAGAGGGCCTTGAGGACGCGGCCGGCCTTCTCCTGGGCCGAGTCGGCGGCGCGGTCCTCCGGT
The DNA window shown above is from Thermomonospora umbrina and carries:
- a CDS encoding ABC transporter ATP-binding protein → MDAPAALEAIDVTRTYTMEGVAVSALRGVDLRIEEGEFASIVGPSGSGKSTLMHLLGCLDRPTGGVLRVAGRNVSELSESELAELRNRRVGFVFQSFQLLARTSARDNVALPLVYRGVARGERRRRATEALTRVGLRHRLDHRPSQLSGGEQQRVAIARALVGDPRVVLADEPTGNLDTTTGHEVMDLLAHLNAEQGVAIVLVTHEPDIAARTRRQIHIRDGLIELDTGASS
- a CDS encoding serine hydrolase domain-containing protein, coding for MRTLIAALAAGVLVVGLTPAAVASDSPPSSGPDVISAILPSHPLRKSPQPLPLTRAIRPLDVSYEYDGRRYTLKEFLDRSAAWGFVVVDGESNEIVGDHYFASNPGTRFQSWSASKGFVGTAVGIAVDEGHIDSIDDPVTKYVPELGTSGYDGVSIRDVLRMSSGITWTEPLNIPPVHLGAAAGIPVTEFAKRRRRGWEPGSRFEYSGMNSFVLAWLIGKATGRPFYRYVEEKIWHPAGMASDAVISRDHHGNDLGYCCFMATVEDYSRLGLLYLNNGRAGGRQVVSESWVRESTRPSAPFNEPDFENDDTGYGLHWWLGGGSHGDYLASGFAGQKIYVSPRHGVVIAKSTLATVLTSDSEQLVAFRAIAAAVAASRG
- a CDS encoding ABC transporter permease → MRIAESFRVALDALRVNRLRSVLTMFGVVIGVAAVVVLVAIGGGARDLVEREIEGLGSNIILVSPGEFSFGSAPTVSRMRLDDVEYLHRTLGEDAEIAVTLTSGEPVRAGRNQSYASIVGTNEAMRDVFDRPLRAGGRYLSEIDVETRRRVVVLGSRTAEDIFGDVDPVGRQIAVAGGTRFRVIGVFEEVGQAFGQTRDTELHMPVTTVQRLLGVDRIDFMALRASSAEAIPRLQDEVVDALERRYPGERFSAITQTQLLGTIGTVLGALTGVLAAIAAISLLVGGVGVSNIMLVGVRERTREIGLRKALGARQRDILTQFLTEAVLLTSLGGAVGIALGVSAALTISALSPVPATIAWWSPTLAFAVSAAVGVFFGVVPARRAGRLDPVTALRTE
- a CDS encoding serine hydrolase domain-containing protein, encoding MRRVLISLVLAPALALSVVAVPTAGAEVSRSALLNRDPLRPSSDPVELVNAQRPLDVTYDHGGQTRTLPDYLERAAQGFVVLDGNKIVNEWYAPGRSPSTLFQTWSIAKAFTAHAIGIAHTEGAIRSLDDTVGAYVPELADRPFGAVTIRNLLHMTSGIKWNSSVDDYWLQLLAGTGLVSTLQYAARQSGDVPQGSAYNYNSLNSAVLALVLERATRRPYHQYVQDKIWGPAGMAAGAFVGNDLHGNALGYCCYHAQNRDLARYGLLMLNGGRANGRQVLPTSWLDYASIPTPVQPDHNIVSVLDGTEGYWNGGFGGQMLYMSTKHRVVIVKTTLFSTVDEAETLTVMRAVAAEVAATR
- a CDS encoding translation initiation factor IF-2, whose product is MRRHLWGSLAIVLTLGGCGALPSPEDRAADSAQEKAGRVLKALYGHGRVWTAQDMGHRASELDDVDVMKVSGETTHDGGVRVVIRVEGSAGGDSWGSPEVITVRRCYELTFNSETDWEDTPDQVTCPKGTPLKFAPWPKTPELPSQARLRKALPRVPKGGTVNETKVRQAVTDLRLDPAIRAEYLTLGNVVGLSLTVKPYLDTALDCVLARITPGKTDVFTPAARIQRMPGEGGCSPGNAISPMPPPH